The proteins below come from a single Excalfactoria chinensis isolate bCotChi1 chromosome 7, bCotChi1.hap2, whole genome shotgun sequence genomic window:
- the NIF3L1 gene encoding NIF3-like protein 1, with product MLLRLLCRPLRCIRAAGRPPSRSLMNLRELVPALNDFASLSLAESWDNVGLLVEPSPPHAVRTLLLTNDLSEQVMEEAVQKNADLILSYHPPIFAPLKRVTWRTWKERLVVRALEHRIGIYSPHTAYDAAPHGVNNWLSKGLGSCTSVPLHPSTAPNHPTEGTHRVEFCADTTEQLDTVLSKIKDIPEIFCLTTHPVRADGEEQTRVSLNCSQKALLEVVALLSQNSLLYHKTEILLLQKPLLPHTGMGRLCTLSEPASLSDIIERIKSHLKLPHVRLAMGTGKTLDSPVKKAALCAGSGSSVLKGTEADLYLTGEMSHHDVLDAVANGISVILCEHSNTERGFLSELRDMLTAHLQNKINIIMSEKDRDPLQVV from the exons ATGCTACTCCGGCTGCTCTGCCGGCCGCTCCGTTGCATCCGCGCTGCGGGCCGCCCGCCCTCCCGTTCCCTCATGAATCTCAGGGAGCTCGTTCCCGCCCTGAATGACTTCGCCTCCCTCTCCCTGGCCGAGAGCTGGGACAACGTGGGGCTGCTGGTGGAGCCCAGCCCTCCGCACGCCGTGCGCACCCTGCTCCTCACCAACGACCTGAGCGAGCAGGTGATGGAGGAGGCGGTACAGAAGAACGCGGACCTCATTCTGTCCTATCACCCTCCCATCTTTGCTCCGCTCAAGCGGGTGACGTGGAGGACCTGGAAGGAGCGGCTGGTGGTCCgggctctggagcacaggaTCGGGATCTACTCCCCGCACACAGCGTACGACGCCGCACCGCACGGGGTCAACAACTGGCTGTCCAAGGGACTGG GCTCCTGTACTTCTGTCCCGCTGCACCCATCAACTGCTCCAAACCACCCCACTGAGGGCACTCACCGTGTGGAATTCTGTGCAGACACTACAGAGCAATTAGACACAGTGCTGTCCAAAATCAAAGACATCCCAGAGATCTTCTGTCTCACCACTCACCCTGTCAG GGCTGACGGGGAGGAGCAGACACGAGTCAGTCTGAACTGCtctcagaaagcactgctggagGTAGTGGCGTTATTGTCCCAGAACAGCCTTCTTTATCACAAGACTGAGATTCTCTTACTACAAAAG CCTCTACTTCCACATACTGGAATGGGACGTCTCTGCACACTGAGTGAGCCAGCCTCCTTGTCAGACATAATTGAGCGTATCAAAAGCCACCTAAAATTACCCCACGTTCGCCTTGCCATGGGAACAGGCAAGACACTCG ATTCTCCAGTGAAGaaagctgctctctgtgctggtTCTGGGAGCAGCGTCCTGAAGGGAACGGAAGCTGACCTTTATCTCACAG GAGAGATGTCTCACCACGATGTTCTGGATGCAGTTGCCAACGGTATAAGTGTTATTCTGTGTGAGCACAGTAACACCGAGCGAGGCTTCTTGTCAGAGCTGCGTGACATGCTAACTGCCCACCTACAGAACAAGATCAACATCATTATGTCTGAGAAAGACAGAGATCCTCTCCAGGTGGTGTAA